Genomic DNA from Clostridium sp. BJN0013:
TATTATGGAATCTCCCACATTAAGCGTTCCATTTTGAATAAGAAGTGTTGCAACTGCTCCTCTACCCTTATCCAATTTAGCTTCTACCACCGTACCTTTACCATTTCTATTTGAGTTTGCCTTCAATTCCTGCATTTCTGCCGTTAAAAGAACCATCTCCAGCAGCGTATCAATTCCTTCTTTAGTATGTGCAGATACAGGAATACATATAGTATCTCCTCCCCAATCTTCCGGTACAAGTTCATACTCTGTAAGCTCCTGTTTTACTTTATCTACATTGGCGCCAGGTCTATCTATTTTATTTATAGCTACAACTATAGGAACATTTGCTGCCTTACAGTGATTTATTGCCTCAGCAGTTTGTGGCATTATTCCGTCATCTGCAGCTACCACCAAGATAACTATATCTGTTATTTGAGCTCCTCTGGCTCTCATGGCAGTAAAAGCTTCATGTCCTGGAGTATCTAAGAAGGTTATTTTTTCTCCATTTATAGTAACAGTGTAAGCACCTATATGTTGCGTTATTCCTCCTGCTTCTGTAGCAGTTACTTTAGATTTTCTTATAGCATCTAATAAAGATGTCTTTCCATGGTCTACATGCCCCATAACAGTTACAACAGGTGGTCTTTTCTCTAAATTAATATCTTCATCTTCATCCTCATCTTGTTCTACTACACCTTTATCAATATCCTCTTCCTTTTTTAATACGGTAATATCGAATTTTTCCCCTAACTTTTCCGCAGTACTAAAATCTATTTCCTGATTTATGGCTGCCATTACCCCCATAAATATAAGTTGTTTGATAACTTCAGTAGTTGGTCTACCTATTTTTTCAGAAAATTCTTTTACTGTTATGGTATCTTCTATTTCCACTTCATGATTTTCTTTGGAAACTCTTTCTTTTAAATTTTTTTCGGCTTTATACTGTTTACCCTTATTTTTATCTGCGAATTTAGCCGTATTTTCAGTAATTTTTTTAGATTTTTCAGATTTTTCTTCTGTTAAATTTTTATATTTATCCTCTAAATATTCTTCCTTGCCTTCATTTTCTTCCATAAACTCCTTAATTAAATCTGCATCTTCTTCCTCTATTACACTCATATGATTTTTTACTTCTATTCCAAATTCTTCCAAAAGTAGTGCAATCAACTTTTTACTTGATATATTTAATTCTTTGGCTAATTCATAAATTCTTATTTTTGACAAACTATTCACCCCCGAGACTAAAGTTTTTCCTCTTGCTGCCATAGAGCATATAATTTTTTTCCCATGTTTTTATCTGCAACCCCTACAACTTTTATCTCCCTTATTCCTATTGCATTCCCAAGTTCTTCTTTACTATATGGCAACTTTGCAATTGGTATTTTATATTTATTACTGTAATTTAAAAATTTATTCCATGTATTTCCAGAAATATCATGACACATTACAATAAAATAGACTTTATTTTTTTTTATTTTTTCTTCACATATATTATATCCTTCTAACAGTTTTCCTGCACGCTTTATCAACCCTAAAAAACTCAAAAATTTATTTTTCATTTTCTATTTGTTCCTTTAAACTATCATATAATGCTTCATCTATTTGTATTTCAAGATTCTTTTGAATTCTTTTATTCTTAAAAGCCTTTTCAAGACACTCACTATCTCTACATATATAGGCACCTCTTCCATTCTTCTTGCCTGTGGGATCTACAAAGACTTCTCCTTCTTTATTTTTTACTATTCTTATAAGTTCTTTTTTGGGTTTCATTTCCATGCACCCTGTGCACATTCTCTGCGGTATCTTCTTTTTTTTCATACAAACACCACCTTAATCAATTTTTTCATCTTTTATATCACTTTGTGACTTACTTTTTATGTCTATTTTCCAACCTGTAAGTTTTGCTGCTAATCTTACATTCTGCCCCTCTTTACCTATAGCCAGAGACAGCTGACTGTCATCCACCACAATTTGAGCAAATTTAATTTCTTCATCCAAAGTAACATCTAAGACCTTAGCAGGACTAAGGGCATTGGCTATATATTCTTCTGGAAGTTTACTCCATTTTATTATATCTATTTTTTCACTTTTTAACTCATTTACTATGTTTTGAACCCTTACACCTTTAGGCCCAACACAAGCTCCCATAGGATCTACATTTTCGTCATTTGAATGTACTGCAATTTTTGTTCTAGAACCTGCTTCTCTTGCTATGGATTTTATATCAACTGTTCCATCAAATACTTCTGGCACCTCAAGTTCAAATAACCTTTTTATAAGACCTGGATGAGTTCTTGATATTACAATTTGAGCTCCCTTAGTAGTATTTTTAACTTCTACAATATATAATTTCAGTTTATCATTGAAATTATATTTTTCTCCAGGTATTTGTTCATTAGGTCCAAGAACCGCTTCGGTTTTTCCCAGGTTCACCAGTATATTGTTTTTATCTTTTCTAATTACAGTACCTGTTATTATATCATCTTCTTTTTCAACAAAGTCATTATATATAATTCTTCTCTCTTCCTCTTTTATTCTCTGTATAACTACCTGTTTTGCAGCCTGAGCAGCTACCCTTCCAAATTTTCTAGGAGTAACTTCTATATTTACTATATCTCCTATATTATAATTTGGATCTATTTCTTTCGCATCTTCCAAACTTATTTCACTTACATCATCCACTACATTATCTACTATACTTTTCTGTGAATAAACATGAATTTCTCCATTTTCTCTATTCATAGTAACCTTAACATTTTGGTTGCTTACTCCATGTCCTATATAATTTTTTTTATACGCAGCAACTAATGCATCTTCTATAGTTGTAAACAATAAATCTCCACTTATACCTTTTTCTTTAACTATTTCTTTTAAGGCTTCTATAAACTCCTGATTCATTTTAAAATATACCTCCCCTAAAAATCACCTTTTAAATTTACAGCTGAAATTTTACTTCTTGGAATAACAATCTCTTCTCCTTCACAACTAACTCTTAATGCATCTTCATCAAAAGATAAAAGTTCTCCTTGGTACTTTTTCTTTCCCTTTAAAAGTCCCTGTATATTAACTACCACATTACATCCTATATATTTTTTGAAATGTTCATTGTTATAAAGTGTTCTCTCTATACCTGGTGATGAAACCTCCAAATAATAAGGGTCTTTTATAGGATCTTCTCTATCTAACATATCACTAACTGCCCTACTTACATTTTCACAATCTTCCAGTGATATATTTCCTTCTTCTTTATCTATATATATTCTTAAATAATTATTGTTTCCTTCTCTTTTAAATTCTAAATGATACAATTCAAAATTTAAATTATCAACTATGGGTTTTATAAATTTTACTATTTTTTTTATTAATATATTATCCATTTTGTACCCTCCTTACCTATTAATGTTACATACTCTTTTAAAAAATGTTATCAATTATTAATAACTTAAAAACGCAACTTTCGCTGCGTTTTTAACAAATAGAAAGAGCGGGTTCAAACCCACTCCTACATACTTAAACAAATTGCTGTAGATTTACCACTTTTATTTTAACACACCCTACATTGTATTTCAAGAAAAATTATACAGAACTTTAAATTACTGATTCTTCACGTATCTACCAATTGAAATTTAGAAAACTCTAAAATATATTAAGATGCTTATCGGATATACCAATTCTACATAAACAAAGATAATTGATTGGTCTCTGGAAGATTACCCAAACACCCGTGGTTATTTAAAGTATCTATTACTGTCTTAGAAATTTTGGCCCTTATTCTTAAATCTTCTTTAGATATAAATTCTCCCTCTTCTCTAGCTTTTACTATATTCTTAGCTGCATTTTCCCCTAACCCTGCCAGAGAATTTATTGGAACTCTTATGCCACTTTCTTCTATTAAAAATTTTGTTGCATGAGACTTATATAGATCTACCTTTAAAAATTTTATTCCTCTTTTATTCATCTCATAACATAATTCTAATATAGTAAGAAGGCCTTTATCCTTTTGTGTTAAATTATTACCTTGGGCATAGAGTTCATCCATTTTTTTCTTTATAGCCCCTTCTCCTTGAATTACTATATCTGCATCAAACTCATTTGCTCTTACAGTAAAATAGGCAGCATAATATGCCTTTGGATAGTATACTTTAAAATATGCTATTCTAACTGCCATCATTACATAGGCCACCGCATGACCTTTTGGAAACATGTATTTTATTTTTTTACAGGATTCAATATACCAATTAGGTACATTATGTTCTCTCATTATAGCTTCATGTTCCTCTTTGAGCCCTTTTCCTTTTCTTACCATTTCCATTATTGTAAAAGCTACTTTAGGTGGAAGTTCTTTGTGAATTAAATATATCATTATATCATCTCTGCAAGCTATACAATCTTGCAAGGTAGTGTAACCTTCCTTTATATAATACTGGGCATTGTTAAGCCAAACATCCGTACCATGGGATAGCCCTGAAATTCTCACTAAATCTGCAAAAGTTTTTGGATGGGTATCCATCAGCATCTGTCTTACAAACTTTGTTCCAAATTCAGGAAGCCCATAAGTTCCCACAGGACAGCCAATTTCCTTTTCAGTAACTCCAAGAGCCTCTGGAGAAGTAAATAAACTCATAACTTTTGGATCTCCAAGGGGTATAGTTTTAGGGTCAACTCCTGTTAAATCCTGAAGCATTCTAAGTACAGTGGGATCATCATGTCCAAGTATATCAAGTTTTAACAACCTTCCGCTTATAGAGTGATAATCAAAATGTGTAGTTATTATTTCCGTACCGTTATCATCTGCTGGATGCTGTACCGG
This window encodes:
- the nusA gene encoding transcription termination factor NusA → MNQEFIEALKEIVKEKGISGDLLFTTIEDALVAAYKKNYIGHGVSNQNVKVTMNRENGEIHVYSQKSIVDNVVDDVSEISLEDAKEIDPNYNIGDIVNIEVTPRKFGRVAAQAAKQVVIQRIKEEERRIIYNDFVEKEDDIITGTVIRKDKNNILVNLGKTEAVLGPNEQIPGEKYNFNDKLKLYIVEVKNTTKGAQIVISRTHPGLIKRLFELEVPEVFDGTVDIKSIAREAGSRTKIAVHSNDENVDPMGACVGPKGVRVQNIVNELKSEKIDIIKWSKLPEEYIANALSPAKVLDVTLDEEIKFAQIVVDDSQLSLAIGKEGQNVRLAAKLTGWKIDIKSKSQSDIKDEKID
- the rnpM gene encoding RNase P modulator RnpM; translated protein: MKKKKIPQRMCTGCMEMKPKKELIRIVKNKEGEVFVDPTGKKNGRGAYICRDSECLEKAFKNKRIQKNLEIQIDEALYDSLKEQIENEK
- a CDS encoding ribosomal L7Ae/L30e/S12e/Gadd45 family protein — translated: MKNKFLSFLGLIKRAGKLLEGYNICEEKIKKNKVYFIVMCHDISGNTWNKFLNYSNKYKIPIAKLPYSKEELGNAIGIREIKVVGVADKNMGKKLYALWQQEEKL
- the infB gene encoding translation initiation factor IF-2 — encoded protein: MSKIRIYELAKELNISSKKLIALLLEEFGIEVKNHMSVIEEEDADLIKEFMEENEGKEEYLEDKYKNLTEEKSEKSKKITENTAKFADKNKGKQYKAEKNLKERVSKENHEVEIEDTITVKEFSEKIGRPTTEVIKQLIFMGVMAAINQEIDFSTAEKLGEKFDITVLKKEEDIDKGVVEQDEDEDEDINLEKRPPVVTVMGHVDHGKTSLLDAIRKSKVTATEAGGITQHIGAYTVTINGEKITFLDTPGHEAFTAMRARGAQITDIVILVVAADDGIMPQTAEAINHCKAANVPIVVAINKIDRPGANVDKVKQELTEYELVPEDWGGDTICIPVSAHTKEGIDTLLEMVLLTAEMQELKANSNRNGKGTVVEAKLDKGRGAVATLLIQNGTLNVGDSIIVGSTYGRIRAMFDDKGNKIKSAGPSIPVEILGLSEVPAAGDRFHQVKDEKTARDIAEKRKQKIREEYLQSTHKVSLEDLYNQIKEGKVKELNIIVKADVQGSIEALKQSLQKLSNEEVKVRVIHGAVGAITETDVTLASASNAIIIGFNVRPDSNAQAAAEKESVDVKTYRVIYNAIEDIKAAMVGMLEPDYKEVILGKAEIRQIYKISNVGTIAGCYVLEGKMVRNCKVRIIRDGIVIFESELASLKRFKDDVKEAAEGYECGLSIEKFNDIKEGDIIEAYDIEEIKKKEL
- the rimP gene encoding ribosome maturation factor RimP, translating into MDNILIKKIVKFIKPIVDNLNFELYHLEFKREGNNNYLRIYIDKEEGNISLEDCENVSRAVSDMLDREDPIKDPYYLEVSSPGIERTLYNNEHFKKYIGCNVVVNIQGLLKGKKKYQGELLSFDEDALRVSCEGEEIVIPRSKISAVNLKGDF